The following is a genomic window from Merismopedia glauca CCAP 1448/3.
TTTTGACGTTATTAGTAAACTGAGTTAAATCAACATTGGGATTGATGGGATTGTTATTAATGGGAGGTAATGTGAGATTGGGATTTACTTCAGGTAATGCTTGAGCAGGTAAGATAGAAGCAAAAGATAGAATTAATCCCGATAAAACTAACTTTTTAATTTCCATGTCTGTTCTCCCTTTAGTTGATGTTTTTATTATGCCCAAATAGCAGGTATTACGCAGCATGAGAAAGTCAGAAAAAGTCTGTACTTTGCTGAAACTTTTCCCTCAAAAAGTTAGATCTTAGATAGATCGAACTAAAAATCCCACGCCTAAAAAGACGTGGGATTGTCAAACAAATGGTTTAAACGCGAGTAATAGCTTTATTTTTTGCCAAATCCTTTACCGCGATTAGTGGAAGGTAAACAGAAGCATTTTTCTATTTGCGATCGCAATTTCTCTTCATCTAAGTCTTGTCCAATTAACACTAGCTGGTTTTTGGGCGCATTTTCCCACTCGCTATCATCAATAGTAAATCTGCGTCCGCAGAGGTGGAAAATATGGCGTTTGGGACTTTCATCAAACCATAATATCCCTTTAGCGCGAAATACATTCGGTGGGAGTTGATTATCAAGAAAATGCTGAAACTTTCTAATTGCTAATGGGCGATCGCTTTGGAAGGAAATTGAAACAAATCCATCATTTTCTAGATGATCTGAGTGATGATGGTGATGTTCGTGATGTTCGTGATGGTGATGCGCTTCATCATGTTCATCGTGTTCGTGATGATGCGCTTCATGGTGATGATGATGTTCTTCATGTTGATGCGCTTCGTGCTGATTTTCACCAGCTTCCAGATAGCGATCTGACTCAAATAAACCAACACTTAAAATCAAAGGTAGGGGAACTTGAGAATTTGTAGTTCTGAGAATTCTGGCACCTTCCTTGACATCACGGATTTTAACTTCTAATAAGTCTAAATCGCCTTCATCGACCAAATCTGCCTTATTTAATAAGATGACATCTCCATAAGCAATTTGGTTGTGCGCGGCTTCACTGTTGAATAAATCTAAACTGTAATTAGCCGCATCTACTACCGTGACAATAGAATCTAAACGGGTAACATCTCGCAAGTCAGTCGCCAAAAACGTCAGCGCAACTGGGTAAGGATCTGCTAAACCAGTGGTTTCTACTACTAAGTAATCAAGTTTTTCTGGTCTTTGCAATATTTTAGAAACTGCTGCAACTAGATCGCTATTAATAGTGCAACAAATGCAACCATTGTTGAGTTCCACCATGTTATCTTCAGTGGTAACAATCAACTCGTTATCAATACCGATTTCTCCAAACTCATTGACTAAAACTGCTGTTTTCAACCCTTGCTGGTTGGTGAGGATATGGTTTAATAGAGTGGTTTTCCCACTTCCGAGAAAGCCTGTAATAATTGTAACTGGAATGGCGGCGGGTGTTGACTCGGTGATTTTAGCTTCTACAGATGAAATTGTTGATGACATATAGCGGTTTTCCAATAATGAAAGGTGCGATCGCCCCACAGAATATGCTACTCTAAAAACTTATATACTAGAATCTGCTTCTACTACTAATTTTAAACCAGAAAAACTATGTCAAACACGGGTTTAATTCTTTGGCTGACGGGATTGAGTGGTTCTGGTAAAACTACCATCGCCAAAGGTGTAGAAGCAGAACTAAAAGCCAGATATTGTTTAGTAGAACTATTAGATGGCGACGCGATCAGAACTAACCTTTCCAAAGGGTTAGGATATAGTAGAAGCGATCGCGATACCAATATTCGCCGGATTGGTTTTGTGGCTAATTTACTAAGTCGCAACGAAGTTGTAGCAATTGTTGCTGCGATTAGTCCCTATCGTAGCGCTAGAGAAGAAGTCAGACAAATGACAGACAAGTTCATTGAAGTCTATGTCAATGCACCTCTAGAAATATGCGAAGAAAGAGATGACAAAGGCTTGTATGCAATGGCTAGAGCCGGAGAACTCAGAGCATTTACCGGAATTGACGATCCTTACGAAGAACCAACAAATCCCGAAATTATTTGTCAAACTTCTCAAGAAACTCCTCAAGAAAGCATAGCCAAAGTCATAGAATACTTGGAGAAATTAGAATATATTCCTCCCAAACCACAAATTGAATACTCAATTTAGTCATATTTGACAATTTGATGTAAACGTAGGTTGGGTTTCCTATCTTCAACCCAACACTGAGTTAATTCTCGAAGATAGATGATGTGGCGGTTTTAACCGCAGCTATACAACCGAAATCTGCCTTCGCAGGTTCAATATTCAGAGTTATGCAAAATTTATAGCGTTGGGTTATGCCTAACGGTAGGCTAGCTCCAACGTGGCTCAACTCAACCTACTTGTCTACTTCCTTACTTAATGCAACAACTCTTCTAACTGATGTTGATTCCACAAAGATTGATATAAACCAGGTTGTTGTACTAATTCTGTGTGAGTGCCACTTTGAACAATTTCGCCTTTATCCATCACCAAAATGCGATCGCTGGTAGCTGCTGCTGATAGCTGGTGAGAGATGAAAATCACGGTTTTGCGATCGCTTCCTTGAGATAGATTGTGCAAGATATCTGTAGCGGTTTGATTATCGACGCTAGAGAGTGCATCATCTAAAATCAAGACAGGTGCATCTATCACTAAGGCTCTAGCTAACGAGGTACGCTGTCTTTGTCCGCCAGAAAGATTAATCCCTCGTTCTCCAACTACTGTTTCATAATTTTGCGGGAAATTTAGGATTTCTTGGTGAACTTGCGCGTATTTAGCTACAGTTTCAATCTTTGATAGTGGGAGTGTCGGATCTCCGTAGGAAATATTATTTTTGACGGTGGTACTGAACAAAAAGCTATCTTGAGGAACGTAAGCGATCGCACCCCTCAAGTCGCTTAAATCGATTTGTGTTAGATCGCAGCCATCTAAAAATAACTGGTTGGGAGCAATATCGAGCAAACGGGGTAAAGCGTTGGCTAAAGTTGATTTTCCCGAACCAATCGAACCAACTATAGCCACAGTTTCTCCTGGAGAGATACTGAAATTGACATCTTTTAAAGCCGGAACCTTGCTACCTGGATAGGTGTAGTTCAGATGTCGCGCTTCTAATTTCCCTTGGATTGGGGTTGGTAAATGGGTAGGTTGAAGTGAATTTTGGATTTTGGGTTCGACAGTCAGAATCGATTCAATCCTATCTACGCTAACTTCTCCCCGTTGATAAGCAGTAATCGTAAATCCTAACAGTGCGGTGGGAAAAACCAAACGTTCTGAATAAAGAATTAAAGCGACAAAGCCACCAATCGTGATTTCTTGTGCTTGAATCGCTCTAGTGCCAAGCCATAATAAAACTAACAAGCTGACGTAAGCTAGACTCTGAATGATGGGAAATAGAGTATTGCGGCTTTTAGCTAAGAGTAAATTAGCTTGTAACAACTGCTGATTGAGTTGGTGAAAAGCTGTTCTTTCATTCTCTTCTTGAGCATATATTTTAATTAAAGCCATCCCACTCATATCTTCTTGAATCAATTCACTCAAGTTAGATAACTCTTCTTGAACCGCTAACTGTTCGGTGCGGAGGCGATCGCTAAACAGTTGCACTGCCACTAACATTAAAGGATAAATCGACAAAGACCATAGTGTCAGCTTCACGTTAATCGTCAGCATCACCGGAAGCGTCAATGCGTAAGCAAAAACCGTATTAGCGATACTCAACACCGCAAAACCCAGCAACCGTCTGATGTTATCAAGATCGCTAGTCGCTTTATTAATTAAATCTCCAGCCGGATTAGCATAAAAGTAAGCTGGTTCTAATTTGAGCAAATGTTGGAAAATATTTTGCTTCAGGTCAAATTCTACCTGACGACCGACTCCAAAAAGCAAAATTCGAGATGCCATGCGGATAAACCACATAAGTGACGTTAAGA
Proteins encoded in this region:
- a CDS encoding CobW family GTP-binding protein; the encoded protein is MSSTISSVEAKITESTPAAIPVTIITGFLGSGKTTLLNHILTNQQGLKTAVLVNEFGEIGIDNELIVTTEDNMVELNNGCICCTINSDLVAAVSKILQRPEKLDYLVVETTGLADPYPVALTFLATDLRDVTRLDSIVTVVDAANYSLDLFNSEAAHNQIAYGDVILLNKADLVDEGDLDLLEVKIRDVKEGARILRTTNSQVPLPLILSVGLFESDRYLEAGENQHEAHQHEEHHHHHEAHHHEHDEHDEAHHHHEHHEHHHHHSDHLENDGFVSISFQSDRPLAIRKFQHFLDNQLPPNVFRAKGILWFDESPKRHIFHLCGRRFTIDDSEWENAPKNQLVLIGQDLDEEKLRSQIEKCFCLPSTNRGKGFGKK
- the cysC gene encoding adenylyl-sulfate kinase; protein product: MSNTGLILWLTGLSGSGKTTIAKGVEAELKARYCLVELLDGDAIRTNLSKGLGYSRSDRDTNIRRIGFVANLLSRNEVVAIVAAISPYRSAREEVRQMTDKFIEVYVNAPLEICEERDDKGLYAMARAGELRAFTGIDDPYEEPTNPEIICQTSQETPQESIAKVIEYLEKLEYIPPKPQIEYSI
- a CDS encoding ABC transporter ATP-binding protein, which codes for MARSRLQKLGDYLRPHWRNAVLGIIALLVVNAVGVYVPLLIKDAVDQLRQASDFAPVWNSIVLIFILTSLMWFIRMASRILLFGVGRQVEFDLKQNIFQHLLKLEPAYFYANPAGDLINKATSDLDNIRRLLGFAVLSIANTVFAYALTLPVMLTINVKLTLWSLSIYPLMLVAVQLFSDRLRTEQLAVQEELSNLSELIQEDMSGMALIKIYAQEENERTAFHQLNQQLLQANLLLAKSRNTLFPIIQSLAYVSLLVLLWLGTRAIQAQEITIGGFVALILYSERLVFPTALLGFTITAYQRGEVSVDRIESILTVEPKIQNSLQPTHLPTPIQGKLEARHLNYTYPGSKVPALKDVNFSISPGETVAIVGSIGSGKSTLANALPRLLDIAPNQLFLDGCDLTQIDLSDLRGAIAYVPQDSFLFSTTVKNNISYGDPTLPLSKIETVAKYAQVHQEILNFPQNYETVVGERGINLSGGQRQRTSLARALVIDAPVLILDDALSSVDNQTATDILHNLSQGSDRKTVIFISHQLSAAATSDRILVMDKGEIVQSGTHTELVQQPGLYQSLWNQHQLEELLH